A DNA window from Arachis duranensis cultivar V14167 chromosome 3, aradu.V14167.gnm2.J7QH, whole genome shotgun sequence contains the following coding sequences:
- the LOC107479621 gene encoding protein NDL1 isoform X1: MAESSDSVSLDMEKIYLGGKEHHIRTGCGSVSVIVYGDPEKPALITYPDLALNYMSCFQGLFFCPEAASLLLHNFCIYHISPPGHELGAGAICPDDPIPSIEDLADQIVEILNYFGLGAVMCMGVTAGAYILTLFAMKYRERVLGLILVSPLCKAPSWTEWFYNKVMSNLLYFYGMCGLLKECLLQRYFSKEVRGNAEIPESEIVQACRKLLDERKRTNVLRFLESINERPDITEGLKRLKCRTLIFVGDSSPFHSEALHMTSKLDRRFSALVEVQACGSMVTEEQPHAMLIPMEYFFMGYGLYRPCHFSDSPRSPLSPSCISPELLSPESMGLKLKPIKTRVSMEV, translated from the exons GAGCATCACATTCGAACTGGTTGTGGTTCTGTGTCTGTTATAGTCTATGGGGATCCTGAGAAACCAGCTCTGATCACTTATCCAGACCTAGCACTAAATT ATATGTCATGTTTCCAAGGATTATTTTTCTGTCCAGAGGCAGCTTCTTTGCTGCTTCACAACTTCTGCATATATCATATCAGTCCTCCTGGACACGAG TTGGGAGCTGGTGCAATTTGTCCTGATGACCCTATACCTTCTATCGAAGACTTAGCAGATCAAATAGTCGAGATTCTCAACTATTTTGG GCTTGGTGCAGTGATGTGTATGGGAGTCACGGCCGGGGCTTATATTCTTACTCTTTTTGCA ATGAAATATAGAGAGCGTGTTCTTGGTTTGATACTTGTATCTCCTTTATGCAAAGCACCTTCTTGGACAGAATGGTTTTATAACAAG GTGATGTCCAATTTACTATATTTCTATGGGATGTGTGGCTTGTTGAAGGAGTGTTTACTTCAGCGATACTTCAGCAAG GAAGTTAGGGGAAATGCTGAGATTCCAGAGTCAGAGATAGTTCAAGCCTGCAGAAAA TTGCTCGATGAGAGAAAGAGAACAAATGTATTGCGGTTTCTTGAATCGATTAATGA GAGGCCGGACATTACAGAAGGATTGAAAAGATTAAAGTGCCGAACGCTTATTTTCGTCGGAGACAGTTCGCCATTCCATTCGGAGGCTCTGCACATGACATCAAAACTTGATAGGAGATTCAGTGCCTTGGTTGAGGTCCAAGCTTGTGGATCAATGGTTACGGAGGAGCAGCCACATGCAATGCTGATACCAATGGAGTACTTTTTCATGGGGTATGGGCTTTACAGGCCATGCCACTTCAGTGACAGCCCGAGGAGCCCGCTCAGCCCGTCTTGCATCTCGCCTGAGCTCCTTTCCCCAGAAAGCATGGGCTTAAAGCTAAAGCCAATAAAGACGCGTGTGTCAATGGAAGTTTGA
- the LOC107479621 gene encoding protein NDL1 isoform X2, which translates to MFPRIIFLSRGSFFAASQLLHISYQSSWTRELLQLGAGAICPDDPIPSIEDLADQIVEILNYFGLGAVMCMGVTAGAYILTLFAMKYRERVLGLILVSPLCKAPSWTEWFYNKVMSNLLYFYGMCGLLKECLLQRYFSKEVRGNAEIPESEIVQACRKLLDERKRTNVLRFLESINERPDITEGLKRLKCRTLIFVGDSSPFHSEALHMTSKLDRRFSALVEVQACGSMVTEEQPHAMLIPMEYFFMGYGLYRPCHFSDSPRSPLSPSCISPELLSPESMGLKLKPIKTRVSMEV; encoded by the exons ATGTTTCCAAGGATTATTTTTCTGTCCAGAGGCAGCTTCTTTGCTGCTTCACAACTTCTGCATATATCATATCAGTCCTCCTGGACACGAG AGTTGTTGCAGTTGGGAGCTGGTGCAATTTGTCCTGATGACCCTATACCTTCTATCGAAGACTTAGCAGATCAAATAGTCGAGATTCTCAACTATTTTGG GCTTGGTGCAGTGATGTGTATGGGAGTCACGGCCGGGGCTTATATTCTTACTCTTTTTGCA ATGAAATATAGAGAGCGTGTTCTTGGTTTGATACTTGTATCTCCTTTATGCAAAGCACCTTCTTGGACAGAATGGTTTTATAACAAG GTGATGTCCAATTTACTATATTTCTATGGGATGTGTGGCTTGTTGAAGGAGTGTTTACTTCAGCGATACTTCAGCAAG GAAGTTAGGGGAAATGCTGAGATTCCAGAGTCAGAGATAGTTCAAGCCTGCAGAAAA TTGCTCGATGAGAGAAAGAGAACAAATGTATTGCGGTTTCTTGAATCGATTAATGA GAGGCCGGACATTACAGAAGGATTGAAAAGATTAAAGTGCCGAACGCTTATTTTCGTCGGAGACAGTTCGCCATTCCATTCGGAGGCTCTGCACATGACATCAAAACTTGATAGGAGATTCAGTGCCTTGGTTGAGGTCCAAGCTTGTGGATCAATGGTTACGGAGGAGCAGCCACATGCAATGCTGATACCAATGGAGTACTTTTTCATGGGGTATGGGCTTTACAGGCCATGCCACTTCAGTGACAGCCCGAGGAGCCCGCTCAGCCCGTCTTGCATCTCGCCTGAGCTCCTTTCCCCAGAAAGCATGGGCTTAAAGCTAAAGCCAATAAAGACGCGTGTGTCAATGGAAGTTTGA